A portion of the Sulfurospirillum diekertiae genome contains these proteins:
- a CDS encoding replication-associated recombination protein A has translation MINNFALFFRPKVIEELAGQKHLSSASSPFRKLLKSGSMSHSLFFGPAGVGKTTLARIVANELQLPFYELDATSVKVEEIRKILSQHRGSFQKPLIFIDEIHRLSKTQQEVLLLPMENHEAIIIGASTENPYFVLSSGIRSRMMLFEFYPLDEDDLKAIIKRVRETITFEIDEEAIAYLISSSAGDSRALLNLLEFALKVDLHVTLETLKNLRPSALKDGVSSDNTHYNLISAMIKSVRGSDVDAALYYLARLIDGGESPDFIARRLVILASEDIGNANPNALNLASSTLLSVSKIGYPEARIILSQCLIYLVCSPKSNSAYLAINNALAYVKNEKALKVPAHLKSPSPKGYLYPHDFGGWVEQKYLEKPLHFYDNLSIGYEKTLSEWLIKIKTKDNKQS, from the coding sequence ATGATCAATAACTTCGCCCTCTTCTTTCGCCCTAAGGTGATTGAGGAGTTAGCTGGGCAAAAACATCTCAGTAGTGCAAGTAGCCCTTTTCGGAAGCTGTTAAAATCAGGTTCAATGAGCCATTCTCTTTTCTTTGGCCCTGCGGGTGTTGGGAAAACAACGTTAGCGCGTATTGTCGCTAACGAGTTACAACTTCCTTTTTACGAGTTAGACGCAACTAGCGTTAAAGTAGAAGAGATTCGCAAGATTCTCTCTCAACACCGAGGTTCATTTCAAAAGCCACTCATTTTCATTGATGAAATTCATCGTCTCTCTAAAACCCAACAAGAAGTTCTGTTATTACCAATGGAAAACCATGAAGCGATTATCATTGGTGCTTCCACCGAAAACCCCTACTTTGTTCTTAGTTCTGGCATACGTTCGCGTATGATGCTCTTTGAATTCTATCCGCTTGATGAAGACGATCTTAAAGCGATTATCAAACGGGTTCGTGAAACGATCACATTTGAGATAGATGAAGAGGCCATAGCGTATTTGATCAGTTCCAGTGCAGGCGATAGCAGAGCACTGTTAAATTTACTTGAATTTGCACTCAAAGTAGATTTACATGTAACGCTTGAAACCCTCAAAAATTTACGTCCGAGTGCTTTAAAAGATGGTGTTAGTTCGGATAACACACATTATAATTTGATTAGTGCAATGATCAAAAGTGTCAGAGGTTCAGACGTGGATGCAGCACTCTATTATCTTGCCCGTCTCATTGATGGTGGAGAGAGCCCTGATTTCATCGCAAGAAGGCTTGTTATCCTTGCCAGTGAAGATATTGGCAATGCTAACCCTAATGCGCTTAATTTGGCTTCTAGTACGCTTCTAAGCGTGAGTAAAATTGGTTATCCCGAAGCACGTATTATTTTATCGCAATGTTTGATTTATCTTGTCTGTAGCCCTAAATCCAATAGTGCTTATTTAGCAATCAATAATGCGTTAGCGTATGTGAAAAACGAAAAAGCTCTGAAAGTACCAGCGCATCTGAAAAGCCCTTCGCCTAAAGGGTATTTGTATCCGCATGATTTTGGTGGGTGGGTAGAACAAAAATATTTAGAGAAGCCTCTTCATTTTTATGATAATTTGTCGATAGGGTATGAGAAAACACTTTCTGAATGGCTGATTAAGATTAAAACAAAAGATAACAAACAATCGTAA
- a CDS encoding pseudouridine synthase: protein MRLNKMISHNTHYSRREADELIKAGQVKVDGIVVQDLSTQVSFKNKIELGGKALFEKHGYSVIVYHKQKGELVSKKDDRGRRTIYDTLPAQFGHYLSVGRLDFASEGLLLLCDSPSVVSALMHGDLERVYYVKINGMITPAMEKAMQEGLFLENARKGGHSHSEIRSMDFAPFVAYRIIKNNPTFSTIKVTINEGKNRELRRFFGYFDVDVVDLKRVSYGKVDLGMLRPGKHRYFDGGEYAALRDYLEYIKKDNGKIPVADEDDEDDDQ, encoded by the coding sequence ATGAGACTAAATAAAATGATTTCGCATAACACGCACTACTCAAGGCGTGAGGCGGATGAACTCATCAAAGCAGGACAGGTTAAAGTGGATGGTATTGTTGTCCAAGACCTTTCAACGCAGGTGAGTTTTAAAAATAAAATCGAACTAGGCGGTAAAGCCCTTTTTGAAAAACACGGTTATTCCGTGATTGTGTATCACAAACAAAAGGGTGAGTTAGTGAGCAAAAAAGATGACCGTGGTCGTAGAACCATCTACGATACATTGCCTGCACAATTTGGTCATTATCTCAGCGTAGGAAGACTTGATTTTGCCAGTGAAGGTTTACTGCTTTTGTGCGATTCTCCCTCTGTCGTTTCTGCTTTAATGCATGGCGATTTAGAGCGTGTGTATTACGTTAAAATCAACGGCATGATTACACCTGCTATGGAAAAGGCGATGCAAGAAGGTCTCTTCCTTGAAAATGCACGCAAAGGTGGGCATTCCCACAGTGAGATTCGTTCTATGGATTTTGCACCCTTTGTTGCATATCGTATTATCAAAAACAACCCAACCTTCTCAACGATAAAAGTGACCATTAATGAAGGTAAGAACCGAGAGCTTAGACGTTTCTTTGGTTACTTTGATGTGGATGTTGTTGATCTCAAACGTGTCAGTTATGGCAAGGTTGATTTAGGCATGCTCCGACCTGGTAAACACCGTTATTTTGATGGCGGTGAATATGCTGCTCTTAGAGATTATCTTGAATATATCAAAAAAGATAATGGCAAAATTCCAGTAGCTGATGAGGACGACGAGGACGATGATCAATAA
- the dapF gene encoding diaminopimelate epimerase gives MQIAKYNANGNDFIIFHTFVEVDRSRLAQQLCDRQKGVGADGLIILLPHSEYDFKWQFYNNDGSVASMCGNGTRACAHYAFTNQLAGASMRFLTGAGVITSLVENDVVETELTTPQVLSESFDENGLTWHFCDTGVPHLVTFVDDTACFDKVIARQMRYKYNANVNYAMLRENTLHVRTYERGVEDETLACGTGMAACFYSAYRQKLIGTSAKVYPISGEELNLRIENQRLFFKGRVQKVFETVLEL, from the coding sequence ATGCAAATCGCAAAATATAATGCCAATGGCAATGATTTTATTATTTTTCATACCTTTGTTGAGGTTGATCGAAGTAGATTGGCACAACAGCTATGTGACAGACAAAAAGGTGTGGGTGCAGATGGCTTAATTATTTTGCTACCCCATTCTGAATATGATTTTAAATGGCAATTTTACAACAATGATGGAAGCGTTGCTTCTATGTGCGGGAACGGCACACGCGCATGCGCTCATTATGCCTTTACTAACCAATTAGCAGGTGCTTCTATGCGTTTTCTAACAGGGGCTGGCGTCATAACTTCTTTGGTAGAAAATGATGTTGTCGAAACAGAACTCACAACACCACAAGTGCTCAGTGAATCATTTGATGAAAATGGTTTAACATGGCATTTTTGTGATACGGGAGTACCTCATCTGGTGACATTTGTTGATGATACTGCGTGCTTTGATAAAGTGATTGCTCGTCAAATGCGCTATAAGTATAACGCCAATGTGAATTATGCAATGCTTAGGGAAAATACTTTACATGTAAGAACTTATGAGCGAGGGGTCGAAGATGAAACGCTTGCCTGCGGTACAGGGATGGCGGCATGTTTTTACAGTGCATATCGTCAAAAACTCATAGGGACAAGCGCAAAAGTCTATCCTATTAGTGGAGAAGAGCTAAATTTACGAATTGAAAATCAAAGACTTTTTTTCAAAGGAAGGGTACAAAAAGTCTTTGAAACGGTGCTGGAACTTTAA
- a CDS encoding ribonuclease J has product MQENEVTQQQNSNEAPKDKTPNSTGHPTKQPPHANAKKQVSQNPQNGEAKEPTTEAGEKKPRNNRRRKGNKSPAASIEGNELWQRDMKKAIEANQKMHKDRLNRSNLIDQSSKGKIKITPLGGLGEIGGNICVFETDTSAIVLDVGMSFPSEDMHGVDILVPDFSYLRQIKKKIAGIIISHAHEDHIGAVSYLFKEMQFPLYATPLPLGMLANKFDEHGLKAYKKYFRPVEKRKIYKIGEFEIEWIHITHSIIDASSLAITTEAGTIIHTGDFKIDHTPIDGFVTDLNRFAAYGEKGVLCLMSDSTNSYKEGITRSESTVGKTFDSIFAKAKGRVIMSTFSSNIHRVYQAIDYGLKYGRKVSVIGRSMERNLFTAIELGYIQLDKSIFIDPHEVNKYPDKDVLIVTTGSQGETMSALYRMATDEHRHVKIKPTDQIIISAKAIPGNEGSVSKVLNFLLKSGANVAYQDFSEIHVSGHAAQEEQKLILRLVKPRFFLPVHGEYNHITKHKETAMQCGIPERNIVLMSDGDQIEVCAKYMKKIKTVKTGKVFIDNQINEQIADDVVIDRQKLADSGLVMLVIQLDKGEHKLICKPKIISYGLVPDKDDKAFSIEMEGVIDQFVLNAKAELLENTRALENEIRQVVRKHIYRQMKKYPTIVPTIFMM; this is encoded by the coding sequence ATGCAAGAAAACGAAGTAACGCAACAACAGAACAGTAACGAAGCCCCTAAGGATAAGACACCAAATTCAACAGGGCATCCAACAAAACAACCGCCTCACGCTAACGCTAAAAAACAGGTGAGCCAAAATCCACAAAATGGTGAGGCTAAAGAGCCTACAACAGAAGCAGGCGAAAAAAAACCACGAAATAATCGAAGACGAAAAGGCAATAAATCTCCAGCCGCCTCAATTGAAGGTAACGAGCTTTGGCAACGCGATATGAAAAAAGCGATTGAAGCCAATCAAAAAATGCACAAAGATAGACTTAATCGTTCTAACTTAATAGATCAATCATCTAAAGGTAAGATTAAAATTACGCCACTTGGTGGATTGGGCGAGATTGGTGGTAATATCTGTGTCTTTGAAACCGATACGTCTGCAATTGTGCTTGATGTTGGTATGAGTTTTCCTAGTGAAGATATGCACGGTGTCGATATTTTGGTTCCAGATTTCAGTTATTTGCGACAAATTAAGAAAAAAATAGCTGGAATTATTATTTCACATGCGCACGAAGATCATATTGGTGCCGTTTCGTATCTCTTTAAAGAGATGCAATTTCCACTTTATGCTACCCCTCTTCCACTTGGGATGTTGGCTAATAAATTCGATGAGCATGGGCTCAAAGCTTATAAAAAGTATTTTAGACCTGTTGAAAAACGTAAAATTTATAAAATTGGTGAATTTGAAATTGAATGGATACATATTACACACTCAATTATAGATGCCTCTTCCCTTGCCATTACAACAGAAGCTGGAACAATCATCCATACGGGAGATTTTAAAATTGATCATACACCTATTGATGGGTTTGTAACGGATCTTAATCGTTTTGCAGCCTATGGTGAAAAAGGAGTTCTGTGCTTAATGAGTGATAGTACAAACTCTTATAAAGAGGGTATTACACGCAGTGAAAGCACGGTTGGAAAAACGTTTGATTCTATTTTTGCAAAAGCAAAAGGTCGGGTCATTATGTCAACCTTCTCTTCTAATATTCACAGAGTCTATCAAGCCATTGATTACGGATTAAAGTATGGCAGGAAAGTTTCTGTTATTGGTCGTTCAATGGAGCGAAATCTTTTTACTGCAATTGAACTCGGTTATATACAACTCGATAAAAGTATTTTTATTGATCCACATGAGGTTAATAAGTATCCAGATAAAGATGTTCTTATTGTTACAACGGGAAGCCAAGGTGAGACTATGAGTGCACTTTATAGGATGGCAACCGATGAGCATCGTCATGTAAAAATCAAACCAACGGATCAGATTATTATTTCAGCTAAAGCAATCCCTGGAAATGAAGGCAGTGTTTCTAAGGTTCTTAATTTTTTACTTAAAAGTGGTGCTAACGTAGCGTACCAAGACTTTAGTGAAATTCACGTGAGTGGGCATGCTGCACAAGAAGAGCAAAAACTCATTTTACGCTTGGTAAAGCCACGCTTTTTCCTTCCAGTGCATGGTGAATACAACCATATTACCAAGCATAAAGAGACAGCAATGCAGTGTGGAATTCCTGAGCGCAATATCGTCTTAATGAGCGATGGCGATCAAATCGAAGTGTGTGCAAAATACATGAAAAAAATCAAAACCGTTAAAACAGGTAAAGTGTTTATTGACAATCAGATCAATGAACAAATTGCGGATGATGTTGTCATCGATCGTCAGAAGCTAGCTGATTCTGGTCTTGTAATGTTAGTAATTCAGTTAGATAAAGGTGAGCACAAACTCATCTGTAAACCAAAAATTATTAGTTATGGATTAGTTCCTGACAAAGATGATAAAGCCTTCTCCATTGAAATGGAAGGTGTTATTGACCAATTTGTTCTTAATGCTAAAGCGGAGCTTTTGGAAAATACAAGAGCTTTGGAAAATGAGATACGTCAAGTTGTGCGAAAGCATATATATAGACAAATGAAAAAATATCCAACGATCGTACCAACGATCTTTATGATGTAG
- a CDS encoding YdcF family protein — protein sequence MSSIYFLSKLFTYLVLPPGIFIVFFLLASFYAKRFSSLFLGNAIIFYLLSTTYVADWLLAPLETPFNKPLEKQTSVDAVIVLGGGNTKGVANLPLSTDAYKRMMWGLMVAKSNNLPLLFSGGGTSKEYLESDAFLDSLKELKLYLEIPTPTSKSLNAKEFSLHVEDKSIDTYQNAELSKVAFEKAGLKEPTIYLVTSAYHMKRSIRLYEHFGFKVIPAATNFKINAKTKDEWDYLPNAHAFYKSYVALHEYMGLFSLKFRGI from the coding sequence ATGAGTAGCATTTACTTTCTCTCAAAACTCTTTACATACCTGGTTTTGCCACCAGGTATTTTTATTGTCTTCTTTTTACTCGCCTCATTTTATGCCAAACGTTTTTCGTCTCTTTTTCTTGGCAATGCTATTATTTTTTATCTTTTGAGTACAACGTATGTTGCCGATTGGCTTCTTGCCCCCTTAGAAACTCCCTTTAATAAGCCACTTGAAAAACAGACCTCTGTAGATGCTGTTATTGTTTTAGGTGGGGGAAATACCAAAGGAGTAGCAAATTTACCTTTAAGCACCGACGCCTATAAGCGTATGATGTGGGGATTGATGGTTGCAAAATCGAACAATTTACCACTTTTATTTAGTGGGGGAGGTACCAGTAAAGAGTATTTAGAAAGCGATGCGTTTTTAGATAGCCTCAAAGAGCTCAAACTCTATTTGGAAATTCCAACGCCCACATCTAAGAGCCTTAATGCTAAAGAGTTCTCTTTGCATGTTGAAGATAAGAGCATTGATACGTATCAAAATGCCGAACTGAGCAAAGTTGCATTTGAAAAAGCAGGATTAAAAGAACCAACGATCTACCTTGTCACCTCTGCGTATCATATGAAGCGTTCTATTAGACTTTATGAGCACTTTGGGTTTAAGGTCATCCCCGCTGCAACCAACTTTAAAATCAATGCAAAAACAAAAGATGAGTGGGACTATCTTCCTAATGCCCATGCTTTTTATAAAAGCTATGTGGCACTACATGAATATATGGGACTGTTTAGCTTGAAATTTAGAGGTATTTAA
- a CDS encoding antibiotic biosynthesis monooxygenase family protein: MFAVIFRATVKETDSEYRIMANKLRKLAFETYGCLDFVAVCEGDQEITISYWESKMAIKTWKENAEHLIAQELGQKRWYSSYNVQIVEVKHEYRF, encoded by the coding sequence ATGTTTGCTGTTATTTTTAGAGCAACAGTGAAAGAAACGGATAGTGAATATAGAATAATGGCAAACAAATTAAGAAAATTAGCTTTTGAAACTTATGGTTGTTTAGATTTTGTAGCAGTTTGTGAAGGTGATCAGGAGATTACAATCTCGTATTGGGAAAGTAAAATGGCAATTAAAACGTGGAAAGAAAATGCTGAGCATCTCATCGCTCAAGAACTTGGTCAAAAGCGATGGTATAGCTCTTATAATGTTCAAATCGTCGAAGTAAAACACGAATATCGATTTTAA
- the purM gene encoding phosphoribosylformylglycinamidine cyclo-ligase encodes MSTVSYKDAGVDIDAGNQFVENIKPLVKSTFDKNVIGGIGSFAGAYELPSGYQKPVILGATDGVGTKLKLAIDSGIYDTVGIDLVAMCANDLICNFGTPLFFLDYYAMSKLEIDAAVSIVKGIAEGCIQAECSLIGGETAEMPGMYHSKDFDLAGFAVGIAEKDEMNRLPHVKAGDILIALPSSGVHSNGFSLVRKLFFDKLGYTFDTEFDGKPLIETLLTPTRIYVKLFKTLKSKINALAHITGGGIVENLPRVLPEGLQAHVYKSKIKTLPVFNFMSQYVEESEMHRTFNMGVGMILVVSPENVNDVLANSDGYIIGELKAGERSAIML; translated from the coding sequence ATGAGCACAGTCAGCTACAAAGACGCTGGTGTCGATATAGACGCGGGAAACCAATTTGTCGAAAATATAAAACCACTGGTCAAATCTACTTTTGATAAAAATGTCATCGGAGGTATTGGTTCATTCGCTGGAGCCTACGAGTTGCCATCAGGCTATCAAAAACCTGTCATTTTAGGTGCAACAGATGGCGTTGGAACCAAACTCAAACTAGCGATTGATTCAGGTATTTACGACACAGTTGGCATTGACCTTGTTGCGATGTGTGCGAATGATCTTATCTGTAACTTTGGAACACCACTCTTTTTTCTTGACTACTATGCTATGAGCAAACTTGAAATTGATGCTGCGGTAAGCATTGTTAAAGGGATTGCAGAGGGTTGTATTCAAGCGGAATGTTCACTCATCGGTGGCGAAACAGCTGAAATGCCTGGCATGTACCACAGTAAAGATTTTGATCTTGCTGGTTTTGCAGTCGGTATCGCTGAAAAAGACGAAATGAACCGCTTACCACACGTCAAAGCAGGAGACATTCTCATTGCTCTTCCAAGCTCAGGTGTTCATTCTAATGGCTTTTCTCTGGTACGTAAACTCTTCTTTGACAAGCTCGGTTATACTTTTGATACCGAGTTTGATGGCAAACCGCTCATCGAAACACTTTTAACCCCGACACGCATTTATGTGAAGCTTTTTAAAACACTTAAGTCTAAAATCAACGCTTTAGCGCACATCACTGGCGGTGGTATTGTTGAGAACCTCCCTCGCGTTCTTCCGGAAGGCTTACAAGCGCATGTTTACAAATCAAAAATTAAAACACTTCCTGTCTTTAACTTTATGAGTCAATACGTTGAGGAGAGTGAAATGCACCGTACGTTCAACATGGGAGTAGGGATGATTCTTGTGGTGAGTCCTGAAAATGTCAATGATGTCCTTGCAAACAGTGATGGTTATATCATCGGTGAACTTAAAGCTGGCGAACGTAGTGCCATTATGCTCTAA
- a CDS encoding KpsF/GutQ family sugar-phosphate isomerase, whose amino-acid sequence MEDFKAIAKEVLELEAKELLNAAGMIGNEIGVATNLIANIKGKLIVTGVGKSGLIGAKIAATLASTGTSSFFLHPTEAMHGDLGMVGKDDAVLAISYSGESEELIKILPHIKRFDIPLIGMARSRESSLGHYSDVFLPLHIEKEACPLDAAPTCSTTLTLALGDALAVCLMKKKNFQKEDFASFHPGGSLGKRLFVKVKDLMLTKELPIIHKTTKLKEAILKMSEGRLGNVLITDQNNHLIAVLSDGDLRRALMRDDFSMDATAYEYATKSPKKLDDETLLASDALAFIEKYKIQLVAITDKVGVLKGVLHIHDLVEAGIK is encoded by the coding sequence ATGGAAGATTTTAAAGCCATAGCCAAAGAAGTGTTAGAGCTTGAAGCTAAAGAGTTACTTAATGCAGCTGGAATGATTGGCAATGAAATAGGTGTAGCAACAAACTTAATTGCTAACATCAAAGGCAAATTGATCGTAACAGGTGTGGGGAAAAGTGGACTGATTGGAGCAAAAATTGCTGCAACACTTGCAAGTACAGGTACCAGTAGTTTTTTCTTACATCCCACAGAAGCTATGCATGGTGATCTCGGAATGGTGGGAAAAGACGATGCCGTGCTTGCCATTAGCTACAGTGGTGAGAGTGAAGAGCTTATTAAAATATTACCACACATTAAGCGTTTTGATATCCCTCTTATTGGTATGGCGCGTTCTCGTGAGTCCTCTTTAGGACATTATAGCGACGTCTTTTTGCCATTACATATCGAAAAAGAAGCGTGCCCATTGGATGCTGCACCAACATGTTCGACAACACTCACATTGGCACTTGGTGATGCGTTAGCTGTTTGCTTGATGAAGAAGAAAAACTTTCAAAAAGAGGATTTTGCTTCATTTCATCCAGGTGGAAGTTTGGGGAAGCGTTTGTTTGTTAAAGTAAAAGATTTGATGCTCACCAAGGAGCTCCCAATCATTCATAAAACAACCAAACTCAAAGAGGCTATTCTTAAAATGAGCGAGGGAAGACTGGGAAATGTGCTGATTACCGATCAAAACAATCATTTAATAGCCGTTTTAAGCGATGGCGATTTACGCCGTGCGTTGATGCGGGATGATTTTAGTATGGATGCAACCGCATATGAATATGCAACAAAAAGTCCTAAAAAACTAGACGATGAGACGCTATTAGCCAGTGATGCTTTAGCGTTTATCGAAAAGTACAAAATACAACTGGTCGCCATCACGGATAAAGTCGGTGTGCTTAAAGGGGTGTTACATATCCACGATTTAGTGGAAGCAGGAATAAAATAA
- a CDS encoding EscU/YscU/HrcU family type III secretion system export apparatus switch protein, translated as MNTPTPKTQKAVALKYDREKSAAPKVVASGKGEVANNIIKLAQEHDIFIKKDADLVELLSKIEINKEIPPMLYKAVAEVFSFIYKITNDKRK; from the coding sequence ATGAATACGCCAACTCCAAAAACACAAAAAGCCGTTGCACTTAAATACGATCGTGAAAAAAGTGCTGCACCAAAAGTGGTTGCTTCTGGTAAAGGTGAAGTTGCCAATAATATTATCAAATTAGCTCAAGAACACGATATATTTATTAAAAAAGATGCTGATTTGGTTGAGCTTCTCTCAAAAATCGAGATTAATAAAGAGATCCCACCAATGTTGTATAAAGCAGTTGCCGAAGTCTTTAGTTTTATCTATAAAATCACGAATGATAAACGAAAATAA
- the coaE gene encoding dephospho-CoA kinase (Dephospho-CoA kinase (CoaE) performs the final step in coenzyme A biosynthesis.), translated as MAYEHAIVLTGGIATGKSTVSSMLKSHGFEVIDADVIAKEVLPLHVKEVETLFGDRVIRNGSIDRKALGALIFNDKKEREKLNTFLHPLIRQEIFKRCDQLEEKKKPYIIDIPLYFESDGYACKLVAVVYAPVEVQRKRLMIREDFSKEEAQKRIDAQISIEEKKILADFLINNSFDMKFLESEIEKFIKFVRGTYANRKI; from the coding sequence ATGGCGTATGAACATGCAATTGTTTTAACAGGTGGAATAGCCACAGGCAAAAGTACTGTTTCGTCGATGCTAAAGTCGCATGGATTTGAAGTGATCGATGCAGACGTAATCGCGAAAGAGGTTTTACCTTTACATGTAAAAGAGGTTGAAACTCTTTTTGGAGATCGTGTTATTCGCAATGGATCAATTGATCGCAAAGCACTTGGCGCACTGATTTTTAACGATAAGAAGGAGCGTGAAAAACTCAATACTTTTTTGCATCCGTTGATTCGACAAGAGATTTTTAAGCGATGTGATCAGTTAGAAGAGAAGAAAAAGCCTTATATCATCGATATTCCACTCTATTTTGAAAGCGATGGCTATGCCTGCAAATTAGTTGCTGTTGTGTATGCTCCTGTTGAAGTGCAACGAAAACGGTTAATGATTCGAGAAGATTTTAGCAAAGAAGAGGCACAAAAACGAATCGATGCTCAAATTAGCATTGAAGAAAAGAAAATCTTAGCCGATTTCCTCATCAATAATTCTTTTGATATGAAATTTTTAGAGAGTGAGATCGAAAAATTTATTAAATTTGTACGGGGTACGTATGCAAATCGCAAAATATAA
- the fliK gene encoding flagellar hook-length control protein FliK has translation MDISTTSLLTNQLQTLDPKATAKENATKIIQESANIPLSITAQKTTTTPNNAQDVIGQLLGSAVNEAKSKSAIFEILQNNQLFKNMGNFAEDIKNLSSLVKMDSTIAKPLALLQLFSKNIEQIDVKMLQEQIQNSGIFFESKLSNIVTQKGVQDTLQTLASALQEHFSQMNTKTVIPLLKEINVIMDHLNSTQNISSKEGQASLKMLLDLFRQSVKQELSSEGNSVFKEVYQNVQKLDYAIKQMDLIASKVENYPLDMKVEENFSTQVKVILEMLKENLSALQLDDLQPQIDQLLTKGSLLKESNSVSLPSSELLATPLTVSKDEGALKIPPQPNVIKAEDMGQPVEKRLMENTVEEIEGSTLSKEALVLKTESTFLSSAMATAVMNGAVTKAPETTEEALKMVANRIKQQIEILDPKSVQQSDFVDKSTILEQKIHGLIKPELFVGKAIAQKLSLDPTDVELLSDMKGVLTKLSDNLQTSPQNKEALEITNRLLTQIEYHQLVSYVSSSTHLYVPFSWDGLQGGSMMMKQSSDNNFHCQIDLNLEAYGKLNMMLVLSGEKYIDISIAVQKKELSEKITQQLNNLKQAFNEVGLITGNVKMLEYKDVSTVKNDYFSGEKLQFGINITI, from the coding sequence ATGGATATTTCTACTACTTCTCTTCTTACAAATCAACTGCAGACTCTTGATCCAAAAGCAACTGCCAAAGAGAATGCCACAAAAATTATTCAAGAAAGTGCGAATATCCCTCTTTCGATTACAGCCCAAAAAACTACAACGACACCCAATAATGCACAAGACGTCATTGGTCAATTGCTAGGAAGTGCCGTGAACGAGGCTAAATCCAAGAGTGCTATTTTTGAGATATTACAGAACAATCAGCTTTTTAAAAATATGGGTAATTTTGCTGAAGATATTAAAAATCTAAGTTCTCTTGTTAAAATGGACTCGACTATTGCAAAACCATTAGCTCTTTTACAGCTATTCTCGAAAAATATTGAACAGATAGATGTGAAAATGCTACAAGAACAAATTCAAAACTCTGGAATATTTTTTGAATCAAAATTATCAAATATTGTAACTCAAAAAGGAGTCCAAGATACGCTTCAAACGCTAGCTTCTGCTCTCCAAGAGCATTTCAGTCAAATGAATACAAAGACGGTCATTCCACTTTTAAAAGAGATCAATGTCATTATGGATCATTTAAATTCAACACAAAATATCTCTTCAAAAGAGGGGCAAGCAAGCCTTAAAATGCTCCTTGATCTTTTCCGTCAAAGTGTCAAACAGGAACTTTCCTCTGAGGGAAATTCTGTTTTCAAAGAGGTGTATCAAAATGTACAAAAGCTGGATTATGCTATTAAACAGATGGATTTAATTGCTTCAAAAGTTGAGAATTATCCACTAGATATGAAGGTTGAAGAAAACTTTAGTACACAGGTCAAAGTTATTTTAGAAATGCTCAAAGAAAATCTCAGTGCTCTTCAGCTTGATGATCTTCAACCTCAGATTGACCAATTACTCACAAAAGGAAGTCTTTTAAAAGAGAGTAACAGTGTTTCCCTCCCCTCAAGTGAATTATTAGCAACACCGCTTACTGTTTCAAAGGATGAAGGAGCTTTGAAAATACCTCCTCAACCTAATGTTATAAAAGCAGAAGATATGGGACAACCTGTAGAAAAACGGTTAATGGAAAATACTGTAGAGGAGATAGAGGGATCGACTTTATCAAAGGAAGCGTTGGTTCTTAAGACAGAGAGTACGTTCCTCTCTTCTGCGATGGCAACAGCAGTGATGAATGGTGCTGTCACTAAAGCTCCCGAGACGACAGAAGAAGCCTTAAAAATGGTTGCTAATCGTATTAAGCAACAAATCGAGATTCTTGATCCTAAAAGTGTTCAACAGTCTGATTTTGTTGATAAGAGCACCATTTTAGAGCAAAAAATTCATGGGTTGATCAAACCAGAGCTTTTTGTTGGTAAGGCGATTGCACAAAAACTCTCACTTGACCCAACGGATGTAGAGTTGCTCAGTGATATGAAAGGTGTGTTGACCAAGCTTAGCGACAATCTTCAAACATCACCTCAAAATAAGGAAGCATTGGAAATTACCAATCGCCTCCTAACACAAATTGAGTATCATCAGTTAGTTTCGTACGTGAGTAGTTCCACGCATTTATATGTGCCTTTTAGCTGGGATGGGCTTCAAGGTGGCTCCATGATGATGAAACAATCTAGCGACAATAATTTTCACTGCCAGATTGATCTTAATCTTGAAGCCTATGGCAAGCTTAATATGATGCTGGTACTCTCAGGAGAGAAGTATATTGATATCTCAATTGCGGTACAAAAAAAAGAGTTAAGCGAAAAAATAACTCAGCAATTAAATAATCTTAAGCAAGCATTTAATGAAGTTGGATTGATAACAGGCAATGTCAAAATGCTTGAATACAAAGATGTGAGCACAGTCAAAAATGATTATTTTAGTGGTGAAAAACTTCAATTTGGGATTAATATAACCATATGA